The DNA sequence gctcatgtgtttggataTTTAATTCCCATTTGGTAGCACTATTTGAGAAGGTTATTGAAACTtaaggaggtggagtcttgctggaggaagtgtgtcactaggggtgccTTGATATGTTATAGCCCAACCCTAATGGCTCTTATTTCTTTGTCCCTATTGATATGAAGATTTGAGCTTACTTCTACTTCTGTCATGTttttcctaccatgatggacatttcccctcaaatctgtaagctaaaataaactctttccttccataagctgcttctggtgaggtattttgtcctagcaacaaggtAGTAACTGGtaccaacataaaaataaataaataaatagcagtaaGAGGACTGTTTGGGAAAAGGATCAGTGGAAATGGGGAAAGGACAAAAAGGTTAATGTGGGCATGATCCAGGaacatcatatacatgtataaaattgtcataatgaaacccattattatgaataattaatatatatggaTAAGAAACTTGAAAAAATTAAGTTGAATTACTTCTAAAGCAGATTGTAATCCCACTGTTAGtcaggttttgggtttttttttgttttttgttttttttagggaAAACAGAACTGATGAATGAATTGGTAATTAAAAAGTGAATTTGttgaatttattggattagcttacagcagtccaatagatgtctgtagtcttttttttttttttttttggcacagtTACAAAAAATGTTCTATTTAGAAGACATGGCATtgtaaggaaaaaatatttagaatcatCATTCTACAATTGttcaattttgatttttgtttttaacaacatTGTCTTTTTCAAAGAATGACAGGTAGCTGGTCACACATGAATCATGTGTCCACACCTGACCGGAGGCCTCACACTTATGTTaaatttgaacattttctcaCCTCTACTTGtaagttatcccatttatattaGTGCTTAAGAACTACATAGGCTTGTTTTAAaccttttttgggttttttgagatagggtctcactctagcccaggatgacctggaactcattctgtagatctaagctggccttaaattcatgctgatcctatgaccttggcctcctaagtactgggattaaaggcatatgccaccatgcctggtttgttttaaatattttaaaaacctgaaataaactgaAGAATTTCCTAAGAGTAGAGGTATTCTGGTTAAGGATAAAAGTATGGTCAGGTGAAAAGCAAAATTAGTAATACAAATCCAATccacaacaagaaaaataatttttctccaaGCCATTCTGTAGAGATGTGTCATTTCCAAGTCCCAGTGGAAGGAATGGAGTCACTTCCCAATTCTGGTGCTACAATGTGCCTGTAAGCTGCCTTACTTCAAAACAGAAGCACATTTGCAGAATGTTGTACTGAATAATAGCACTGAAGGTAATTGTTACAGGCTCTCAAACTCTGTATTAAATGGTTGCATCTTAACTATTTATACAGATCATTGGTCCAATAACATGAAAATAGAGAACAGCGTCTGGAAAGTTATCTCATTCCATGTGCAGAGATAAGCGGGTAAACCATTCTTCCCAGTATTTCTGAAGGCAAGTCCTTGTTTATAGTGAAATATGATGGAAATTCAAGTGTTACTTTTTCCAGGCTACTGCATGAAAAGGATGCTGAAGGCCATCACTACACAGCACACTACGACATATGGACTTTTTCGTTCACCAATTCTGGCACATTTCCAAAATATCCCCAACAATCCAGTTTTATTTCTGTCCAAGACGCTGGGTGTCAAGGACCGGATGTAAGCACAGGTACATATAAGCTGCAAGATGACGGTCAGCAGACTCTGGAAATTGAAAATGGCAGACATAGTGACTCCGGCCGAGCCCCAGCCACATCACCCTTCCGGGCCCGCGGCAGAAGGCCATGCGCCTATGTCTGTAGTCTTAAGagtcaaggagggctggagagatggcttagcggttaagcgcttgcctgtgaagcctaaggaccccgttttgaggctcggttccccaagacccacgttagccagatgcacaagggggcacacacatctggagcgtttgcagtggttggaagccctggagcgcccattctcaatctctctctctctctatctctttctctctctctctgtcactctcaaatagataaataaataaataatgaacaaaagaaaattttaaaaaaaagagtcaaggAACCAAATAGCTGgtcagtccacatggctggatacctcagcagcccaatctagcactgaaggcctgcaAGCTTCCTGAAGAGCTTCTGGTCATCAGCCCACATAGGAAGGTTGAGAAAACTTGGTTCCAGTAGTGACAAGCAGGATAGATGCACGCATTATTGAAGGCACTCACTAGCAAGTAACACAAGTAGCCAGGTGGGAAAAATAGGACTGTTTCCTCTCACAGCTTTCTTATATATAGCCCACCACCAGAAGGGCTGCCCATTTTGGAAGAAGGACTCACTCTagaggaaagacttcctccttcagtcaagatttcctggaagcaacctctcaGGAATGTACGTGAATtcttaatctgatcaagttgacaatagtgcttaaccatcacaagtctacATCTTGTCAATCTGACACCGAATCACATCTCCTTATGTCATACTTCATTTCCAAATGAAGATAGTAACAAGGCCATAATTCTGCCTGACATAACTATCCCACATATAACCAGAAACACAATCTTTCTCCCAAAACATATGGCAAGTCCCCTGAAGAATGCTTAATCTCTTATATCCAATAATTTAACTTTAAACTCAATAATAGTTATCTACTGATATAATCTCAATCAATACTAATTACATGATACAGTGAtaaaggggaaaaacaaaagtattttaatataGATGTACATGGGCACAAACCCTCTTAATAAAGTAGGATAGAAACACTCATGAAAATTACAATCCTTGCTTTTGTAattggtcacatggccttagctggtatttgtaactaacTTCTACTACCAATTCTGTATTTCCTGCACCCTCAGTAAGCATCTAAGCAGGTGTCACCTGCAGAGGTGACCCATAtattcattcctgaaggatctgggcaaTTTATTACATTGCCTTGATTAGATTGTTGTAACTACCCATTGATGTTAAtcacaggacatggtaacactaagaggtgtcataaaggatctcctgcactccagacatactcttccttacctccattgtggataAGCAGTCATATTTGCTCCTGGTAGTGTGAATCAATAACTCCTACTAACACTGTAAGTCCTTTCATAGCCTGTTAACTTAAGAGCATCAGGACCCCAAAATTGCCAGGGGGAGTCTTAGTTTCTAGTTAAATGGAATATATTTGGTgcttcctggcaaaagcactccctgTCCTGGAACCaagactttgaggccagcatagCATAAGGTTGAAGGAATAGGAAGCAAAACTTTGGCTAATGGGTCaattggggtgatggtaagttgTACCATTACCATTTTCACCCCTAGATTGctggacccatgaatctgggCTACAGGAAAACCATACCATACATAGGATACTGTTTCAGAGCATATACAACCTCTGGAGAACCCCATCCAATCCATCCTTTCAGGCTATTTCCAGCTAGTTTGTGCTGTTTGTGCTTCTatcattctatcaagccagctgcttcagggtagtggggcacatggtaagaccagtgaatttcaTGAGCATGATCCCACTGCCACACTTCCTTGGctatagctggacatggtggtgcaagcctttaatcccagcactcaagaggcagaggtaggagtattgccatgaatttgaggccaccctgagactacatagtgaattccaggtcaacctgggctagagtgagaccctggcttggAAAAGGAAAAGTATTACTGTGTGGAATATCATGATGATGAATAAgacattctgtaagcccatggatggtagtttaAACAGAAGAACTACATGCAGGAAGAGTAAatccatacccagaataagtatcCATTCCAGAAAGGGCAAAGCACTTccttttccatgatggaagtgtgGTCCAATGCAGTAAGTCTATCACCAAGTTGCTGACTGGTTACCCCAAGGAATGCTGGCACATCAGGAGCTCAGTGTTAGTCTCTGTTGCTGGAAGATTTTGGCACTCTGTTGCAgtcatagccaggtcagccttagttaatgGAAGCCCATGTTGTTGAGCCCATGCATAACCTTaatctctgccaccatggtcactttgttcatgggcccattgagcaATGACAGGGAGGGCTGGGAAAAGAAGtcgaccactatccacagaatggatTTGTTTATCTACTTGATTAAAGTAATCCTCTTATGAGGTCATCTTCTGATAAGCATAAATATAGGAAACAAATATCTTTACATCCTTTGCCCATTCCAAGAGTTTTATCCACACATGCCTCCCCAAATGTCTTTCCAATCAGCTTTCCAACTATGCTCTTTCCAAGTCCTGGACCATCCAGCCAACCACTGGccccagcccatgaatcagtgtataaccacacatctggccacttttccttccaagcaaaatgtaTGCCATGTGCATAGCCTGAAGTTCTCCCCATGGTGAAGATTtctcttcaccacagtccttcagagttttCCCAGAAAGGGCTATTATGCTGTAGCTATCCATTCATGAAAGGTTCCTGCATAATATGCTGAACCATCTGCAAGCCATACCCgtgtcctctcctcctcagtcaatcaGTCATAGGCTACCCCATCATGCCATTGGTGCATGATTGAGGACAAAAGACATTGTAATGGGCATAGGAACTATAGAGATTTGGGCAACTTTTTCATGTAGCTTATTTCTGCCTCTAGGGCCTGCTCAAGCCTGATCTTGTATATACCACTTCAGTTTAATGATGGACTACTGCTGTATACATCCAACATtttcctgttgcagttacctttgcattgctggaacgAAACATCCAATTAAAATCAACTAatgggaggaaagcatttattttggtttatagacttgagggggaagtccattatggcagggaaagtatGGCATAAGCAGAAACTGGACATGAcgtccttgccaacatcaggtggacaacagcagcaggagagtgtgaaaatactggcaaggggaaactgttcATAATGCACATAAGCCTGCCTCAAGAACACATCTCCTCAatcaaggctccaattcccaaactgacATCAACtaggaaccaaacattcaaaacacatgagtttatggggttaCCTAATTAAAACCACCATCCTCACTGAAGACATGAGCTTTCCTATATTAATTTTTGCATGCTTTTGCAAACTTTCCTCTGGTGTGAAACATGTTGAGTAAATGTTGATGACCTGAGGCATCTATTGAAAGCCTTCAGAAAGTGATATTGAAAATACTGGAAGCAAGAAGCTCCGTGCATTGTTTGTATCTTTTCTATTTGCCACAGTCTTCTGTCACAGCACTGATTCAGGAGAGATCAGACAGTCATCCAGCAGGCACATGCTTGCCATGGTAGTGGTTGTTGGATTACATAGCAGTGAGGTAGATTATTATCGCCAACACTTCAGGGATGCCAGTCCCAGCCATATCACAAAGAGAATAGATGGCAAAGGTGTTTACACATAAATCTCTAGACCCTTTTGAAGTCACTGATTAAAAGAAGGTCTTTATTCAACATACCGTGGGTTCTCAGTATTCCATTCACAGGGTAGTCTCTCAGAAGTCTTCAAGGATTTAGTAAGGATTAagttatataatattatacacAGCAAAGCTAATCCAAATCATTATATAAAGAAATGCATATAACCTAACTTCTTAACAAGGCATGTGGCTATTTCCTCACATGTCCAGAGGTGCTCGTTATCACACACTGAATATAGCATCTGACCAGCAAAGCTCTCCAAAACAAAGGCACCTATAACCCCTACCAGGAAGCCCCTTGGTTTTGTATGcccaaaataacaaaatgttCAGGGCGCCATTCCTTTTCATAGCCCTGCTGAAGAAGCACAGAATATTACCTCAACAGCACCTCATAAGAGCCCAGTACCttagaaaaagtgaaagaaaaaaaaaaaagtaattccttcctccataagcCTTAATCTTTTTGGTATATGCTGCGACTTCTTCAAttaccaggaaaaaaaagtagGTCTCAAAGGAAGGTTATATACCCTGGAGGGATATTTTTCTCTTCAGAAACTAATAAAGGCACTTACCCCTTGAGAaacagtgaggcaagcacagccATCATGGCAGGTAATCTGTAAAGACACTTGTTCTGTTCCAAGTAGAGCTGGTCTATAAGTATGTTGACATTACAGGACACCCATGAAGACATACTTTAGTATTGCTTTAGATCttctcaagccactgtaaatatGGTCTCCACCCTAGTGATGTTGTCTGTAATCCTTTTCAAGatccaagatggctcagtggagcaTTCCTTAGCATGGAGAATACAAGATGAGCTTCTGTGAGTAAGAGACTCCAAAACACTTCTGGCAAAAACATTATTGGTGTAACAAGGTAAGTGAATGGCTCCCACTTTCTTTGTTGCCCCACCATTCTAGTGAATGAGCTTTGTCAGTGGGAAGTTTTATATAAGAGCTGCTCACCAGAGACTCTGAGTCCAAACCTTTGCTATTTTAGGACCAAACAGTaggcaaggatgtgaaagataaTTTAGGTACACCTATAAGAAAACCTATGATATAATGGGAAGGCTCACTCCATAATGAATCTACTTTCTACTTCCTTTGAAAACTAGAATTTAAGAATCCTAAGCATGGTTTtatcaaggaagaaagaaaataacaggtACCAACAGCCCAGGGTAGTGATACTGAGGTTGGCCACTTGGATTATGGGCACATAGCCAACTAGCGAACAGTAGGGAGCTTGCCTGCCTCTCCACCTCCCAGTACACCAGATGCTCTCCTCTACACTCACCAAAATCACTCATAGCCACTCTTCAGATTGGGCATGCAAGGGCTAGCATCTCCCCTTGTAATGGAGATGACCTTTGCTATTTTACTAAGGTCACACCATCAAAGAGTACCAATTTAATCCTAGGTGAATCTTACCTGGAACTCTATGGTGCCACACAGATGTCCCAGGACCAACCCTCAGCCCAACACAAGTCTGACATAGGAGTTCTGCTCTTTAAGAAAAGGAAGGTGCCCCTTCTTTGGGCCTCCATCCCAACTAAATCAAAGATCTTCATCTCTTTCTCCTACTTTCCATTTCCCTTTTGTATCTTTTTAATTCTAAgtccttatttattcattttcttatttatttgttattttagagacaaggtttcatgtagcccaggcgggCTTTGCCCTCATACTCCAGCTTGTCTTCcaccatctcccaagtgctaggattataagcacgCACCACCACCCTCGGTTTATGTGGTACGAGGGATTGGACACAGATCTTCCTACATGACAGGAAAGCACTCTAACAACTAAGCTGCATCCCTAGCTCTAGTTTCCTCCTTTTAAAGTAAACCTTAAGGAGAATGAAAGACAGCTTTCCTTGTTACTTAGCTGCTTATTGTCACCAGTCCTGTCTCTCCCAGGAGAAATAAGAATCTTTGGAGAGTGAACTGTTACACTCCTTTTATGTACAGCCAGAGCTTTACTTCTAGCCACCTATAGATATAGGACAGAAGGACAATGGCAAaaggtatggacacatcatgcagATGTAGTAAAGGAGACATGTTAGGACAGTGAAACTCTACTCCTTCAGTTTTGAGATTCACAAGtgctctttaaaaaagaaaaacttatatatttatttatttatttgagagatagagatagagacagagaaaaagaggcagacacagagcaaGTGAgtatggatgcgccagggcctcctaccactgcaaacaaactccaaatgcaagcattaccttgtgcatctgaccttacgtgggtcccagggaatgtgacccagatcattaggcttcataagcaagcacctttagcagctaaaccatctctccggccccaaatGCTTTTTCATCTTTCTATGTGCTTCCCTTTTTCTCTAACTTGTCCATACTGGCTTCTTGTTGCTTTCATAGGCTAACAGAGCTAGAATTTTAAAATGCTTGATCAGTTAAATAATAATTTGTAGTCTGAGAGAAGTttattttttctccatttctgaGTCCATCATAGAAATACATACCACACTCTGTGTCTTCTAtgaggagatttttaaaaatactttattaaaataGGAACTGTACCAtatggataaatcatgtgttgcTCCCATTTCTTTCCTGGTATCCCCTTGTATCTCTTGTTTCCTGCCCCACTCCACTAAGAGCCCTACCCTAGGAGATTTGAAAACACATctgtttccttcagacagagTACTAATGACAGGCCAAAGAAACAATTCCGCTGACATCTAGCTTAATGAAACCATGAGTTTATTCAGCTCCACTGAAGAGTCTCTTCTCCCCCAACAATTGTTCCTGCTTATGTAACCTTTGGTAGGGACCTGTGAATCTTAGGGGTTTTGTACCTTGCCTAAGACACATGTTCCCTTAGCTTCCTGAATCTTATGAACTTCCCTCTGCCCTgtaggagggaatgtttcaaatAAAAGTCTTTTGGTTCACTATTAACAGGGTTATTTGCTGTGAAGAAATACAAGAATCATGGAAATTTGCCATTTGTTCACACTGCACATAAGCTGAAGACCTTAATGGCATAATGACTCCGTAGGAGAAACCACCACTACCATCGATGGCATTGGCCTGACTTAGCATATGTACAGTACTAAGGGACCACAGGGTGCTAGGTATTATGCTAGCAACTGGGATCTACATCATTGTAAAAGGCTCACATCCATCAGAGAGGTGAACGATGGAGGAAGCCTGTGACAACAGCGCACAGTAGTCTGGAGCACAGAGGGACACATGAATTCTCCTGTGGTGCCTGAAGGCTTAGCAGAGTGGGATCACCAAGGTCACTGGAGTCAGCCGCAAAGAGAAAAGATGGGGAGGGGGattggaggtcaggggaacagcACAAGGTGAGCTCAGAGGCATGCAGTAGCTGAGCAGCCAGGGATATAGAAAGTGGCCTTGTATCTATAGCAAAGTTGAGAATGGGAGAAACATGGCCCAAGAAAGAAGGCTTTGAAAGTCTTGTTTAGGATTCCAGACTTTACCTGAGTCTGATGGCAACCGAGAGCCATCAGGAGAGTTTAAGAAGGGAAGAACGTGACCAGATTGATGTTTGAGAAAGACCGCTCTCTCCGTATGAAGAATGGGATGGAGTGGGAAGAagctggagagggagagacaggataAATCAGGGCATCTGTAGTCTTAGCCACCTTCCTGCAGAGACCCTGAAACATGTCTTGAATGGACTTTTCAAATTTCCACACAAGGGTAGCAACCAAGGGAAAATTACAGCATCTGTATCCACCAATTTAAACTCCATCGTTATAACAATCCAGAGCAAAGAGTGTTACCATCTCATACAAAGGTTGTCATGATACACATTGCCAGTCATTGAGATCACTGATGGGGAAGCTCAAGGCTGCTATAGTAACATTTGACAGAGAGGTGAGCTGTTTAATCATGATGATGGCCCTTCCTTTTATCTTAGCAATCGCATTCGTCCTGTTCTGAAAGTGGTCCTTTCAAGCTCATGTTTCGGGTAATTCTGTTGACTCACATAAAAGACATTTCTAGTTTAAATATTGTCCTAAATGCTTTTTGGTTTTATCTTTTGTGTTTAGGCAATTACAATTTATCACAGTGATCACTTAAGAAGAGCATAGTCCCCCCTTACTCAAATGTTTATTTGAAATCACTTCCATGGCCACTTTTTCATATGCATGTCTCTCGTTCGCAGGTAGAATTAATGTCTGCTATGTACCTCTGTTCCCTGACATGCTTCCTCTTGTGGAATATCCTGTGTTCATTAGGTTTCTCCACAGAAACAGAAACATAGTATaaaagcaaatacataaaaaagcacATACATAGAGGATATGCATTATGAAAATCAGCTCATGTGATGATGGAGGTAGGAAGTCCCATCACAACCATCAGTAAGCTGGACAACCAGGAAAGCCAGCAGTGTGTCGGTCTGTTAGACTCATGGGAGTCTCTGCTCTAAGATTCCCAGAATCTGAAGACCCAAAATGCATAAAGACAACTATCCCAGCTCAAACCCAGCAAATTTGCCTTTCACTTtgcaacagaaaaatgaaaagccactccaaacagaaagaaaattcacCACCAGTCCTCAACTTTTTTGCGCTATTTAGATATGATAGATTGAGTAATGCCCACCCACACTGGAAAGAGATTTTTGTTTCACAGTCTACTGATTCAAAACTAATATCTTCAAGAAgcaccctcacagac is a window from the Jaculus jaculus isolate mJacJac1 chromosome 12, mJacJac1.mat.Y.cur, whole genome shotgun sequence genome containing:
- the LOC101618128 gene encoding protein kish-A-like, with amino-acid sequence MSAIFNFQSLLTVILQLICTCAYIRSLTPSVLDRNKTGLLGIFWKCARIGERKSPYVVVCCVVMAFSILFMQ